Proteins encoded in a region of the Streptomyces sp. NBC_01298 genome:
- a CDS encoding alpha/beta hydrolase, with translation MLHPMLRPMKNSKPGPALRRAAVLLAVSTIAAALASPVTAAAPAAAAPAAPAAEALKWSNCATSRYPTLQCASLKVPLDHENPAGRQISLALTRVPHTAARSQGPLLVNPGGPGGSGRTLAGFIASALPKDVAAQYDVIGFDPRGVGKSEPALDCGAGHFTPVRPDSVPLDEETERANLERVKSFAESCQTKHADVLPYIGTVSAARDLEVLRTALRADKLSYFGYSYGTYLGAVYAKLHPDRVHRLVLDSVVDPAGVWYEDNLAQDQAFDSRHKAFLAWVARYDSTYHLGTDPAAVEARWYEMRTALRTAPAGGKVGPAELEDTFMPGGYFNGYWPHLATAFAAYAVEDDPKPLVSAYEKFGAVEPSAGNSYSVYTAVQCRDSAWPRNWNQWRADMWRTHAKAPFMTWNNAWYNAPCAFWPGEPLQAPDVTNSALPQALLFQATEDAATPYEGAVSMRRKLAGSALVVEEGGGNHGVALSGNKCLDEKLASYLLTGKAADAVCPAQPAPTPIPATRAVPPSAGGAALHGLLGFRG, from the coding sequence ATGCTGCATCCGATGCTGCGCCCGATGAAGAACAGCAAGCCCGGTCCCGCCCTGCGGCGCGCCGCCGTCCTGCTCGCGGTGTCCACCATCGCCGCCGCCCTGGCGAGCCCGGTCACGGCCGCCGCCCCGGCAGCGGCGGCTCCGGCCGCCCCGGCCGCCGAGGCCCTGAAGTGGTCCAACTGCGCGACCTCCCGCTACCCGACGCTCCAGTGCGCCTCCCTCAAGGTCCCCCTCGACCACGAGAACCCGGCGGGCCGGCAGATCTCCCTGGCTCTGACCCGGGTCCCCCACACGGCCGCCCGCTCCCAGGGCCCGCTGCTGGTCAACCCCGGCGGGCCCGGCGGCAGCGGTCGCACACTGGCCGGTTTCATCGCCTCCGCGCTGCCCAAGGACGTCGCGGCCCAGTACGACGTGATCGGCTTCGACCCCCGCGGCGTCGGCAAGAGCGAGCCCGCCCTGGACTGCGGCGCCGGCCACTTCACCCCCGTACGGCCGGACTCCGTGCCGCTGGACGAGGAGACCGAGCGGGCCAACCTGGAGCGGGTGAAGTCCTTCGCCGAGTCCTGCCAGACCAAGCACGCGGACGTCCTCCCCTACATCGGCACCGTCTCGGCGGCCCGTGACCTCGAGGTCCTGCGCACCGCCCTGCGCGCCGACAAGCTGAGCTACTTCGGCTACTCCTACGGCACCTACCTGGGCGCGGTGTACGCCAAGCTCCACCCCGACCGCGTGCACCGGCTGGTCCTGGACTCCGTGGTCGACCCGGCCGGGGTCTGGTACGAGGACAACCTCGCCCAGGACCAGGCCTTCGACTCCCGCCACAAGGCCTTCCTGGCCTGGGTGGCCCGGTACGACTCCACGTACCACCTCGGCACCGACCCGGCCGCCGTCGAGGCCCGCTGGTACGAGATGCGGACGGCACTGCGCACGGCTCCGGCGGGCGGCAAGGTGGGCCCGGCGGAGCTGGAGGACACCTTCATGCCGGGCGGCTACTTCAACGGCTACTGGCCCCACCTCGCGACGGCCTTCGCCGCCTACGCGGTGGAGGACGACCCGAAGCCGCTGGTCTCCGCGTACGAGAAGTTCGGCGCGGTGGAGCCCTCGGCGGGCAACAGCTACAGCGTGTACACGGCCGTGCAGTGCCGGGACTCGGCCTGGCCCAGGAACTGGAACCAGTGGCGGGCCGACATGTGGCGCACGCACGCCAAGGCCCCCTTCATGACCTGGAACAACGCCTGGTACAACGCCCCCTGCGCGTTCTGGCCGGGCGAGCCGCTCCAGGCCCCGGACGTCACCAACTCGGCGCTCCCGCAGGCGCTCCTCTTCCAGGCGACCGAGGACGCGGCGACCCCCTACGAGGGCGCGGTGAGCATGCGGCGCAAGCTCGCGGGCTCGGCGCTGGTCGTCGAGGAGGGCGGCGGCAACCACGGGGTCGCCCTGAGCGGCAACAAGTGCCTCGACGAGAAGCTGGCTTCGTACCTGCTGACGGGCAAGGCCGCGGACGCCGTCTGCCCGGCACAGCCCGCCCCCACCCCGATCCCGGCGACCCGTGCGGTCCCGCCCTCGGCGGGCGGCGCGGCGCTCCACGGCCTGCTGGGCTTCCGGGGCTGA
- a CDS encoding RidA family protein translates to MATSQDNHLTRIAAPEGVAPGTGYSHVVWGTGRFVAVSGQCAFDEKGELVGEGDPAAQARQVFENLRRCLAAAGAGFEDVVKLTYFVTDIAHLPAVREARDEVIAPDRLPASSAVQVAALFRPELLMEIEAFAVLPERTGSGSGTGSAADETESGFRTGSRAGFGTGFKTGFAG, encoded by the coding sequence ATGGCCACCTCACAGGACAACCACCTCACCCGCATCGCCGCGCCCGAGGGCGTCGCCCCGGGCACCGGCTACAGCCACGTCGTCTGGGGCACCGGGCGGTTCGTCGCCGTGTCCGGGCAGTGCGCCTTCGACGAGAAGGGCGAGCTGGTCGGGGAGGGCGATCCCGCCGCCCAGGCCCGGCAGGTGTTCGAGAACCTGCGGCGGTGCCTGGCCGCGGCCGGGGCCGGCTTCGAGGACGTGGTGAAGCTGACGTACTTCGTCACGGACATCGCCCACCTCCCGGCGGTACGGGAGGCCCGCGACGAGGTGATCGCCCCGGACCGCCTCCCGGCCTCCTCGGCGGTCCAGGTGGCGGCGCTGTTCCGGCCCGAACTGCTGATGGAGATCGAGGCCTTCGCGGTCCTGCCGGAGCGGACCGGGAGCGGGAGCGGGACCGGTTCCGCCGCCGACGAGACCGAGTCCGGTTTCCGGACCGGCTCCCGGGCCGGTTTCGGGACCGGGTTCAAGACCGGCTTCGCCGGCTGA
- a CDS encoding HEAT repeat domain-containing protein — MNDVLERLRAEAARAPEYEAQYEALLAADADGLAASLTSAGLPLWARELAAYRLGLAGDRRAFESLVLLLNHRDPPRCEAAAQALAVLGDPRTARAAAALATNELRTAYALHPVRLLAALRAPESAPALIRTLSRRLAPHDPYWRVALACVEGLGALADERAREVLTRAQSHPRLAVAATAALRALGATT, encoded by the coding sequence GTGAACGACGTGTTGGAGCGTCTGCGGGCGGAAGCCGCGCGGGCACCGGAGTACGAGGCGCAGTACGAGGCGCTGCTCGCGGCGGACGCGGACGGCCTGGCGGCATCGCTGACCTCCGCGGGGCTGCCCCTGTGGGCCCGCGAGCTGGCCGCGTACCGGCTGGGGCTGGCCGGCGACCGGCGCGCCTTCGAGTCCCTGGTCCTGCTGCTCAACCACCGGGACCCGCCGCGCTGCGAGGCGGCCGCGCAGGCGCTGGCCGTCCTCGGGGACCCGCGCACCGCCCGCGCGGCGGCGGCGCTGGCCACCAACGAACTGCGCACGGCCTACGCCCTGCACCCGGTGCGGCTGCTGGCGGCGCTGCGCGCCCCGGAGTCCGCCCCGGCGCTGATCCGCACCCTGTCGCGGCGGCTCGCGCCGCACGACCCGTACTGGCGGGTGGCCCTGGCCTGCGTGGAGGGGCTGGGCGCGCTGGCGGACGAGCGGGCCCGGGAGGTCCTGACCCGGGCCCAGTCGCACCCCCGGCTGGCAGTGGCGGCCACGGCGGCCCTGCGGGCGCTGGGCGCGACCACCTAG